The following proteins are encoded in a genomic region of Sander lucioperca isolate FBNREF2018 chromosome 23, SLUC_FBN_1.2, whole genome shotgun sequence:
- the LOC116045300 gene encoding oxygen-regulated protein 1 isoform X4, which translates to MMPTQSAMMNETEFRRILPDQSSGSGHTFSTPRTSRIIDPILSKRVCFYKSGDSQFNGLRMVINNRTFKTFDALLDSLSKKVPLPFGVRNITTPRGVHAVHTLDELVDGKSYICSDSRKVKPINLALARKKLPPWYNARPVSSRRRTVQLGRSFPGQNMFVRTPKRLLIFRNGDPTVKHTVVLHKRTTLTFESILEHISELIQFQVLKLHTADGRRVDSIPGLILCSGTVVAVGREPFRHANYNAQKSPAPTMLPTKRMGHRRLKALKRCLSTDQVPRALL; encoded by the exons ATGATGCCGAC CCAATCAGCGATGATGAATGAGACAGAGTTTCGGAGGATCCTCCCTGACCAGTCTTCGGGCAGTGGGCACACCTTTAGCACCCCACGCACCTCAAGGATCATCGATCCTATCCTATCGAAGAGAGTCTGCTTCTACAAAAGTGGAGATTCTCAGTTCAATGGCTTGCGCATGGTCATCAACAACCGCACCTTTAAAACATTTGATGCGCTCCTGGACAGTCTTTCTAAAAAGGTTCCCCTGCCGTTTGGGGTGAGGAACATCACCACGCCCCGGGGGGTTCATGCAGTCCATACTTTGGATGAACTGGTGGATGGAAAATCTTACATTTGCTCCGACAGCCGTAAGGTAAAACCGATCAACCTAGCACTGGCCAGGAAGAAGCTCCCGCCCTGGTACAACGCCAGGCCTGTTAGTTCCCGTCGTCGGACTGTGCAGCTGGGCAGGTCTTTCCCTGGCCAGAACATGTTTGTGCGCACACCAAAGAGGCTACTGATTTTTCGCAATGGTGACCCCACTGTAAAACACACTGTGGTGCTTCACAAGAGGACTACACTCACTTTTGAGTCTATCCTGGAACATATTTCAGAGCTGATCCAATTCCAGGTGTTGAAATTACACACAGCGGATGGCAGACGT GTGGATAGTATTCCAGGCTTGATATTGTGCTCTGGGACTGTAGTGGCTGTGGGTAGGGAGCCATTCAGGCATGCAAACTACAATGCACAGAAATCACCAGCTCCAACAATGCTGCCGACCAAACGAATGGGTCACAGAAGACTAAAGGCGTTAAAAC gtTGCCTGTCAACAGATCAAGTACCCAGAGCATTACTGTAA
- the LOC116045300 gene encoding oxygen-regulated protein 1 isoform X1 yields the protein MMPTQSAMMNETEFRRILPDQSSGSGHTFSTPRTSRIIDPILSKRVCFYKSGDSQFNGLRMVINNRTFKTFDALLDSLSKKVPLPFGVRNITTPRGVHAVHTLDELVDGKSYICSDSRKVKPINLALARKKLPPWYNARPVSSRRRTVQLGRSFPGQNMFVRTPKRLLIFRNGDPTVKHTVVLHKRTTLTFESILEHISELIQFQVLKLHTADGRRVDSIPGLILCSGTVVAVGREPFRHANYNAQKSPAPTMLPTKRMGHRRLKALKRKKKSLSYTSQSRNFSPSSERYIVNRIHNSIAGSSCDLPSHSVEVELESGRMLESVPETPDTCLGVGAEEQESLLPSDDDIEKSFRVNQDGSMTVEMKVRLTIKEEETIHWTTTLSRSSVANQLNGTCLPEPEAEQEISSLKLNSLDLQSPAASIDTINKTKDNNDEDPPSLGNRAFSESSHEEDNIKVQTDVVSPRRAPTPGHKQITKKQVESLKSVTAEGIQEGTIGSYSYRERTENGAMTEQYCMVKQSSSIPVPKPRNLGSVDAKNINRNVSTFKSAGMAEIQQIESSGEEVTETVLHVYEQQTYLCSQGVSASEMHFCRPATSETGQLSSSNEFEPQLWRPSTASESISIWRTESMSVTPDFTLPSLRTGAIQATNAQQQFPKPTKGKDKPQQREVNKDKRLSPKPKAINKRVQRLMSPGKRQKESSAGATKKSKKVKTFSSAGFIKKIYGNKSKSAKRVMKLKKVPTQNDRGVTTKSSQLSKDTIQCILKDPSIPSALKETMSETVPFEKICLNVAPNDVSQPRGILTRQTSMHQEIKNEKECCEISKNMPLPAFNSSSFVTNEYVENWLEKAHLNPTAYPDEESKKLEAVVLVQTESDSRCGESENKNGFIIVAQEVKCLDYTSEIQSLKTDLLPENELGASVKQKIQSFENKSPSPSMEKTPVNQQIANNQTNTENYSSLAQNNIEEIKPLSTHNCSEKIPPTNEMATEMPSDSEIENKSNPIKMSFQEATPSNTLSMDLPPPPSPPPAENTELSNTEYCRMDAFSVVSSPLYRLSSVSSQTSDNNPLSISPTSDKAISPTDHRMEMTTSIQTDIPSTQRKATLPRAPSIKRAPLVSNISFDRKMSLRKACLDKYTLCSDETSTSSTPVNIVGDNVLPNSICSTGTQWPSEIPPEETQQSNGIFNLKSSPSCCTSATSLTTEERIPPVSISSSEAPTPSDLSFRKTEMDRTPFLTQKEESPKLLVKKLMSSPSPERKSQTKKFSSELSHNSPKLSSLHNLLPDKTMSPNIGIRRDATPNASPSSERKLYKSKLQKRRSPYSQSLDMGSPPVRHQSSGKLLPRNLSSDNASEPTNKKTSSQRKHHQTPQSIKSTAELDKTLNCNTLMPLKANQSDDNKVTDDLIPADQEKSITQIMPQPLNIANQPNIKPVLEKICYSIKSIRQITQNKRPSCLEKSNSLPDFSSHVASTFGSSTTALLAFLSVMTLKEGLTNLNMDELNANNVSCAEALKMIDSLREIASIEDSHELRVSLSNLQQSASKQLLQSWKGFQDLSNKCKSRGSTPNNPEQECVTEASPEKDCDIDKNVIDEIVNHLYIPEKLKEELTSLSMGVKSDSEDEEKLEKAKPKDNRNISDFSKKDVNVRDVTQDEKANVDVSSIIKKFTDINQPKQRSMGSITKDSLYGQSGVAKCPPAEPIDKPIPEARQLYSSVIFAKDNEQQSHNEEQEKAKMNGVLSSKNRFEQDSRISEVEDRHIGGNQLRMPSEESMPENELTHDDESGSDEKGQNMLSAIKDLEPNASCKQSVSSSEAGEQHSSEESDVECEEIQQESKASDDLSNHESHSEEEGEKQPCSDYYVEGNVRGKERISSPDSQNKMSEVECQAGSLGPNVSVDKSTCNSDVEEPSSEEEQPEVDCQAGSIGPNVSVDESTCNSHVDEPFSEEEQPEVECKELKVFTEVSMSGNEVEEEEHLDDLSDHREQTKCKHTHISEETKSQNTVEGDLSNLIENQDLYTKKDNSSFIKSESLTKSYGFNADEDSGNEHSSCEEHAEVEQPKVEDEQTNSLHEEELSYGKKESSSVEEYANMDRYKEKSLTEDLKAPPVATQSKNTKCEKAVEKLKHQSEAIISQSVAERVILLEKQVANAQKTTESSATRRCSQKNAPLESDIEDSPSESPSSQSAPCTRSARQSSLSFSYDSCGVITTEPESNRVRSIRQMFLAKSATDIPHGPGRFPSQKISERSELRAETSASGGYQSLTSSELSSSEDDSARKSITKGFVRRTIERLYGKKEAKPDDEASERPSSAPKQKKKEHSSIFSHFHKAQSKAMSELSYFNSSNALDTLSEATHVAFNVQVRPEESVPINNDQWLLRENTLIRKSVSDPVGINKNLNSPQGEGMCEDTEENTYSLFSTKSELEDKKSSFSRKCTYFSLPHSSDSYTCQDDLSTVSKSSANYDSIVDTKDNSEDTKMWAERNGTLPCVGVIDFKMMDNKVHPLTEPPPVVVQPGKGQGVVRRIPEPDMLDILYNFCGQNCPIL from the exons ATGATGCCGAC CCAATCAGCGATGATGAATGAGACAGAGTTTCGGAGGATCCTCCCTGACCAGTCTTCGGGCAGTGGGCACACCTTTAGCACCCCACGCACCTCAAGGATCATCGATCCTATCCTATCGAAGAGAGTCTGCTTCTACAAAAGTGGAGATTCTCAGTTCAATGGCTTGCGCATGGTCATCAACAACCGCACCTTTAAAACATTTGATGCGCTCCTGGACAGTCTTTCTAAAAAGGTTCCCCTGCCGTTTGGGGTGAGGAACATCACCACGCCCCGGGGGGTTCATGCAGTCCATACTTTGGATGAACTGGTGGATGGAAAATCTTACATTTGCTCCGACAGCCGTAAGGTAAAACCGATCAACCTAGCACTGGCCAGGAAGAAGCTCCCGCCCTGGTACAACGCCAGGCCTGTTAGTTCCCGTCGTCGGACTGTGCAGCTGGGCAGGTCTTTCCCTGGCCAGAACATGTTTGTGCGCACACCAAAGAGGCTACTGATTTTTCGCAATGGTGACCCCACTGTAAAACACACTGTGGTGCTTCACAAGAGGACTACACTCACTTTTGAGTCTATCCTGGAACATATTTCAGAGCTGATCCAATTCCAGGTGTTGAAATTACACACAGCGGATGGCAGACGT GTGGATAGTATTCCAGGCTTGATATTGTGCTCTGGGACTGTAGTGGCTGTGGGTAGGGAGCCATTCAGGCATGCAAACTACAATGCACAGAAATCACCAGCTCCAACAATGCTGCCGACCAAACGAATGGGTCACAGAAGACTAAAGGCGTTAAAAC GTAAAAAGAAGTCACTATCATACACTTCACAGTCAAGAAATTTCTCCCCCTCATCGGAGAGATACATTGTGAATCGGATCCATAACTCCATTGCAGGAAGTTCATGCGACCTACCCAGTCACTCTGTCGAGGTCGAGTTGGAGTCAGGTCGTATGCTGGAGTCAGTACCAGAAACACCTGACACCTGCCTTGGCGTCGGAGCTGAAGAGCAGGAGAGCCTGCTGCCCTCAGATGATGACATTGAAAAGTCCTTTCGAGTGAACCAAGATGGTAGTATGACAGTGGAGATGAAGGTGCGGCTGACAATTAAGGAAGAGGAAACCATCCATTGGACGACCACTCTGTCACGCTCAAGTGTAGCCAATCAGCTAAATGGGACCTGCTTACCAGAGCCTGAGGCAGAACAGGAGATAAGCTCACTTAAATTAAACTCATTAGATTTACAAAGTCCTGCTGCCTCCATCGACACCATCAACAAAACTAAGGATAACAATGACGAAGATCCACCATCACTGGGCAATAGAGCTTTCAGTGAGAGTAGTCATGAAGAGGATAATATCAAAGTACAAACTGATGTGGTGTCCCCTAGGAGAGCTCCTACACCGGGGCACAAGCAAATTACAAAAAAGCAAGTGGAGAGCCTAAAATCAGTAACGGCAGAGGGGATTCAGGAAGGTACGATTGGTTCTTACTCCTACAGAGAGCGGACAGAAAATGGAGCCATGACAGAGCAGTACTGCATGGTCAAACAGAGTAGCAGTATACCAGTGCCCAAACCTAGAAATCTTGGCTCTGTCGATGCCAAAAATATAAACAGAAATGTGTCCACATTTAAATCAGCAGGGATGGCTGAAATCCAACAGATTGAATCCagtggagaggaggtcactgaaaCGGTCTTACATGTATATGAACAGCAGACCTACCTTTGTTCACAGGGTGTGTCTGCTTCTGAGATGCACTTTTGCAGGCCAGCTACTTCAGAAACTGGACAGCTCTCCTCCAGTAATGAGTTTGAACCCCAGCTCTGGAGACCATCGACAGCTTCTGAGTCAATTAGCATCTGGAGAACTGAGAGCATGTCAGTAACACCTGATTTCACCTTGCCTTCACTGAGGACTGGTGCAATTCAAGCAACAAATGCTCAACAACAATTCCCAAAGCCCACTAAAGGCAAAGACAAGCCCCAACAAAGAGAAGTCAATAAAGATAAGAGGCTTTCCCCAAAACCCAAAGCAATCAACAAACGTGTTCAACGACTTATGTCACCAgggaaaagacaaaaagaaagttCTGCAGGAGCAACCAAGAAAAGTAAGAAAGTGAAAACTTTCTCCAGTGCTGGGTTCATTAAGAAAATTTATGGGAATAAATCAAAATCAGCAAAAAGAGTGATGAAGCTTAAAAAGGTACCAACACAAAATGACAGGGGTGTTACAACAAAGAGCTCACAACTGTCTAAAGACACAATACAATGTATTCTCAAAGACCCAAGCATACCATCAGCATTGAAAGAAACTATGAGTGAGACAGTTCCTTTTGAAAAAATCTGCCTGAATGTTGCTCCAAATGATGTAAGCCAACCACGGGGAATACTGACACGGCAGACATCAATGCATCAGGAGATAAAGAACGAAAAAGAGTGCTGTGAGATCAGCAAAAACATGCCACTGCCTGCTTTTAACTCCTCTAGCTTTGTTACCAATGAATATGTGGAAAACTGGCTGGAGAAAGCCCACCTTAACCCCACAGCCTACCCAGATGAGGAAAGTAAAAAATTAGAAGCAGTCGTTCTTGTACAAACAGAAAGTGACAGCAGGTGTGGGGAGTCTGAAAATAAGAATGGCTTTATAATTGTGGCACAGGAGGTAAAGTGTTTAGACTACACATCAGAAATACAATCTCTAAAAACTGACCTACTGCCTGAGAATGAGCTAGGAGCATCTGTCAAACAAAAAATCCAGTCCTTTGAAAACAAATCGCCAAGTCCATCAATGGAGAAAACCCCCGTCAATCAGCAAATCGCCAataatcaaacaaacacagaaaactACAGTAGTTTAGCTCAGAATAATATAGAAGAAATAAAGCCTCTCTCGACTCATAACTGTTCTGAAAAAATTCCACCTACTAATGAGATGGCAACAGAAATGCCATCAGACAgtgaaatagaaaataaatccAATCCGATTAAAATGTCATTTCAAGAAGCAACACCTTCCAATACACTTTCAATGGatctaccaccaccaccatcaccaccacctgCTGAAAATACAGAGCTGTCAAACACTGAATACTGCAGGATGGATGCATTCTCAGTGGTCAGCAGCCCACTATACAGGCTCTCATCTGTTAGCAGTCAAACATCAGATAATAATCCATTATCCATCAGCCCTACATCTGACAAGGCCATATCACCTACCGACCACAGaatggaaatgacaacatcaaTTCAGACTGACATTCCTTCCACGCAGAGGAAAGCAACATTACCAAGAGCTCCATCTATTAAACGGGCCCCTTTGGTCAGTAATATATCGTTTGACAGGAAAATGTCTCTCAGAAAGGCTTGCCTGGATAAATATACTTTATGTAGTGATGAGACAAGCACATCATCTACTCCCGTCAACATAGTGGGTGATAATGTGCTGCCAAACAGCATCTGTTCAACAGGGACACAATGGCCGAGTGAAATCCCACCAGAAGAGACCCAGCAATCAAACGGCATCTTCAATTTGAAAAGTAGTCCGTCATGTTGTACTTCTGCTACTAGTTTAACAACTGAAGAGAGAATACCACCAGTTAGTATTTCATCAAGTGAGGCTCCAACACCAAGTGATCTTTCATTTAGAAAGACAGAAATGGATAGAACACCATTTTTAACTCAAAAAGAAGAATCTCCTAAACTCTTGGTAAAAAAACTTATGAGCAGTCCATCCCCAGAGAGAAAATCCCAAACCAAGAAATTCTCTTCGGAACTTTCTCACAACTCTCCAAAGTTATCATCATTACATAACCTCCTACCGGATAAAACTATGTCACCAAATATTGGAATCCGAAGAGATGCAACACCAAATGCTAGCCCTTCCTCTGAAAGAAAGCTTTATAAATCTAAATTACAAAAGAGACGGTCTCCATATTCTCAGTCTCTGGACATGGGGTCACCACCTGTCAGACACCAGTCAAGTGGAAAGTTGCTCCCCAGAAATCTCTCATCAGACAATGCATCAGAGCccacaaataagaaaacatcaTCCCAAAGAAAGCATCACCAAACACCACAGTCAATAAAATCAACAGCTGAACTGGACAAAACACTAAACTGTAACACTCTAATGCCATTGAAAGCTAATCAGAGTGATGACAATAAAGTGACAGATGACCTTATACCAGCAGATCAAGAGAAATCCATAACACAAATAATGCCACAGCCTTTAAACATCGCAAATCAGCCAAACATAAAACCTGTGCTTGAGAAAATTTGCTACTCAATAAAGTCAATTAGACAAATCACACAGAACAAACGTCCATCGTGTCTGGAAAAGTCCAACAGCCTGCCTGACTTCTCCTCTCATGTGGCCTCTACGTTTGGCTCATCAACTACAGCTCTTCTTGCTTTCTTGTCTGTGATGACCCTAAAGGAAGGCCTAACTAACCTAAATATGGATGAGCTGAATGCAAACAATGTCAGCTGTGCCGAGGCTTTAAAAATGATTGATTCTCTCAGAGAAATTGCCAGCATTGAGGATTCCCATGAGTTAAGAGTTAGTTTGTCCAATTTACAGCAGTCAGCTTCGAAGCAGCTCCTGCAAAGTTGGAAGGGCTTTCAGGATCTCAGCAACAAATGCAAGAGTCGCGGCTCAACACCGAATAATCCAGAGCAAGAATGTGTGACTGAGGCCAGTCCTGAAAAAGACTGTGacattgacaaaaatgtcattgaTGAGATTGTGAATCATCTTTACATACCTGAGAAGCTCAAGGAGGAATTGACCTCTCTTTCAATGGGTGTCAAAAGTGACAGTGAAGATGAAGAAAAGCTTGAAAAAGCGAAACCAAAAGATAACAGAAATATATCCGATTTCTCCAAAAAAGATGTTAATGTCAGGGATGTTACTCAAGATGAGAAAGCTAATGTTGATGTGAGCTCCATCATTAAAAAATTCACAGACATTAACCAGCCAAAACAACGCAGCATGGGTAGTATAACTAAAGACAGCCTATATGGGCAGAGTGGTGTGGCCAAATGTCCACCAGCTGAACCTATTGATAAACCGATACCTGAAGCAAGGCAGCTTTACAGCTCAGTGATTTTTGCAAAAGATAACGAGCAGCAAAGCCACAATGAAGAGCAAGAAAAGGCTAAAATGAATGGAGTACTAAGCAGTAAGAACCGTTTTGAACAAGACAGCCGTATCTCTGAGGTAGAGGACAGACACATAGGAGGTAATCAGCTGCGGATGCCCAGTGAAGAGAGTATGCCTGAGAATGAGCTTACCCATGATGACGAGTCAGGTTCAGATGAGAAGGGGCAAAACATGTTAAGTGCCATTAAAGATTTGGAGCCGAATGCGAGCTGTAAGCAAAGTGTATCCAGCTCAGAAGCAGGTGAGCAACATAGTTCAGAGGAATCAGACGTTGAATGTGAGGAGATACAACAGGAGAGCAAGGCTAGTGACGACTTGTCCAACCATGAAAGTCACTCTGAGGAGGAAGGGGAGAAGCAACCATGCTCAGATTACTATGTAGAAGGGAATGtaagagggaaggaaagaataTCGAGCCCTGATAGTCAAAACAAGATGTCAGAGGTTGAATGTCAAGCAGGCTCTTTAGGACCGAATGTTAGTGTTGATAAAAGCACATGTAACTCAGATGTAGAGGAGCCATCTTCAGAGGAAGAGCAGCCTGAGGTTGACTGTCAAGCAGGCTCTATAGGACCAAATGTCAGTGTTGATGAAAGCACATGTAACTCACATGTGGATGAGCCATTCTCAGAGGAAGAGCAGCCTGAGGTTGAATGTAAAGAGCTAAAGGTTTTTACTGAGGTAAGTATGTCTGGCAATGAGGTAGAGGAGGAAGAACACCTTGATGATCTTTCAGATCACAGAGAACaaactaaatgtaaacatacacacatttctGAAGAGACAAAAAGCCAGAATACTGTAGAAGGGGATCTAAGCAATTTGATAGAAAATCAGGATTTATATACGAAAAAAGACAATAGCAGTTTCATAAAGTCTGAAAGTTTAACAAAGAGTTATGGATTTAATGCCGATGAGGATAGTGGGAATGAGCACAGCAGCTGTGAAGAACATGCAGAGGTAGAGCAACCAAAGGTCGAAGATGAACAGACCAACAGCTTGCATGAAGAAGAATTAAGCTACGGCAAAAAAGAGTCCAGCTCAGTAGAGGAATATGCCAATATGGACAGATATAAAGAAAAGAGCTTAACAGAAGACCTGAAAGCTCCTCCAGTGGCAACACAGtcgaaaaatacaaaatgtgaaaaggCTGTGGAAAAACTCAAGCATCAATCTGAAGCAATAATATCCCAATCTGTCGCAGAGAGAGTAATTCTTCTGGAAAAACAGGTTGCCAATGCCCAAAAGACAACAGAAAGTTCCGCCACAAGACGTTGCTCACAAAAAAACGCCCCTCTTGAGTCGGACATTGAGGATTCACCCTCTGAATCGCCCTCATCTCAGTCGGCTCCCTGCACCCGATCAGCTCGTCAGTCGTCATTATCTTTTAGCTACGATTCCTGTGGCGTTATAACAACAGAGCCTGAAAGCAACAGGGTCAGATCCATCAGGCAAATGTTCCTGGCAAAGAGTGCCACAGATATCCCACACGGACCTGGACGTTTCCCGAGCCAGAAGATATCGGAGCGGTCCGAGTTACGAGCAGAGACCTCAGCTAGTGGCGGGTATCAGTCTCTGACTTCAAGTGAGCTGTCTAGCAGCGAAGATGATTCAGCACGGAAATCCATCACTAAAGGCTTTGTGAGAAGAACAATTGAAAGGCTTTATGGCAAGAAAGAAGCTAAACCTGATGATGAAGCAAGTGAAAGGCCCTCATCTGCgccaaaacagaaaaagaaagaacattCAAGCATTTTCTCTCACTTCCATAAAGCCCAGTCCAAAGCAATGTCTGAGCTGTCTTACTTCAATTCCTCTAATGCACTAGACACCTTAAGTGAAGCAACACATGTTGCTTTTAATGTACAAGTCAGGCCTGAAGAAAGTGTCCCTATTAATAATGATCAATGGCTCCTTAGAGAAAACACACTGATCAGAAAGTCTGTTTCAGACCCGGTTGGaataaacaaaaacttaaaCTCTCCTCAAGGCGAAGGAATGTGTGAGGATACAGAAGAGAACACATATTCCCTTTTCAGCACAAAGTCTGAACTAGAAGACAAGAAGTCGTCTTTTTCAAGAAAGTGCACCTACTTTTCTTTGCCCCATTCTAGTGACTCATATACATGCCAGGATGACCTGAGCACCGTTAGCAAGAGCAGCGCGAATTATGACAGTATCGTAGATACAAAGGACAATTCAGAGGACACTAAAATGTGGGCAGAGAGGAACGGCACACTGCCCTGTGTTGGTGTTATTGACTTTAAGATGATGGATAACAAAGTGCACCCGCTGACAGAGCCTCCACCTGTAGTTGTGCAGCCTGGGAAAGGTCAGGGTGTTGTGCGCAGGATCCCGGAGCCTGATATGTTGGACATACTTTACAATTTTTGTGGTCAGAATTGTCCCATCCTGTAA